In a single window of the Natronorubrum halophilum genome:
- a CDS encoding DUF6789 family protein, which yields MNRALVEVSLFGIVIVSCLLTVVLARRLRSDPSPDGGYATGRRRRFDLADLKSAAVHWTTTTNHREIGLLYIAFGTVAAIWGGIDAMMIRTHLLTPEANLWTEQTYNELFTMHGLTMLIFFVTPVFFGIGNYFLPLLIGADDMAFPRLNAVGFWLLPPSLLLARLGIVAEVTGSLLAVVVPSEWLSVLFAFQEPAIGWTMYPPLSLAPNPQTNFLLLGLHLSGIATTIGAINFITTIVYERDESIGWANLDIFSWNMLVTSAIIVFAFPLLGTALLMLLFDRNFGTTFFAVEGGGPILWQHLLWFWGHPEVYIIFLPATGLMSLILPKFVGRKLFGFKFIVYSTIAIGVLSFGVWAHHMFTTGIDPRIRASFMATSIAIAVPSAIKVFNWITTMWNGDVKLAAPTILCVGSIGLFIVGGVTGIFLAVIPVDIIYHGTYYVVGHFHLILMGIIPLMMFAASYYWYPLITGRMYDRRLAIFQSSLLVIGAALTFMTLMALGFLELPRRYATYPPEYAWLQVVATVGAFLIGISVLMWLYNMLWSYFQGAPIETADPWELKATEQFTPEWQWFEDRLERKHGVPPSEPDETRPSYVPAQEDRPLSLYSRIKPVARTAANDAGTGAVGGFVGTMFMTGVLLVAVVLGAFELESFANLATFVGLPANLTLGYGLFLVGGMTVWPLLFLSLGEYLPGELTLVTGLWYATVIASGFALAFYTGQLGLELVTYLLFVLLAHWIYGLGLAGTIAFLGGRQRRPSTGDENE from the coding sequence ATGAACCGTGCACTCGTGGAGGTTTCACTGTTCGGAATCGTCATCGTTAGCTGTCTCCTGACGGTCGTGTTGGCGCGTCGGTTGCGATCCGATCCGTCACCGGACGGGGGCTACGCGACGGGTCGCAGGCGTCGGTTCGACCTGGCCGACCTCAAGTCCGCCGCCGTTCACTGGACGACGACGACCAACCACCGTGAGATCGGCCTGCTCTACATCGCGTTCGGCACCGTCGCGGCGATCTGGGGCGGAATTGACGCGATGATGATTCGGACGCACCTGTTGACTCCCGAAGCGAACCTCTGGACCGAGCAGACGTACAACGAACTGTTCACGATGCACGGGCTGACGATGCTGATCTTCTTCGTCACGCCCGTCTTCTTCGGCATCGGGAACTACTTTCTGCCGCTGCTGATCGGTGCTGACGACATGGCGTTTCCGCGGCTCAACGCGGTCGGGTTCTGGCTGTTACCCCCGTCGCTGTTGCTCGCTCGGCTGGGAATCGTCGCCGAAGTAACCGGTTCGTTGCTCGCAGTTGTCGTTCCGTCGGAGTGGCTGTCGGTTCTGTTTGCGTTTCAGGAGCCGGCGATCGGGTGGACGATGTATCCGCCCCTGTCACTGGCTCCGAACCCGCAGACGAATTTCCTCCTGTTAGGGCTGCATTTGAGTGGCATCGCTACCACGATCGGGGCGATCAACTTCATCACGACCATCGTCTACGAGCGCGACGAGTCGATCGGTTGGGCGAACCTCGATATCTTTTCCTGGAACATGCTCGTGACGAGTGCGATCATCGTCTTTGCGTTCCCGCTGTTGGGAACCGCGTTGCTCATGTTGTTGTTCGATCGAAACTTCGGGACGACGTTTTTCGCCGTCGAGGGCGGCGGTCCGATCCTCTGGCAGCACTTGCTCTGGTTCTGGGGCCACCCCGAGGTGTACATCATCTTCCTGCCAGCGACCGGGCTCATGAGCCTCATACTGCCGAAGTTCGTCGGGCGAAAGCTGTTCGGCTTCAAATTCATCGTCTACTCGACGATCGCTATCGGCGTCCTCTCGTTTGGCGTCTGGGCTCACCACATGTTCACGACCGGAATCGATCCCCGCATCCGGGCGAGTTTCATGGCCACCTCTATCGCCATCGCCGTTCCCAGCGCGATCAAGGTATTCAACTGGATCACCACCATGTGGAACGGGGACGTCAAGCTCGCCGCGCCGACGATACTCTGTGTCGGCTCGATCGGTCTGTTCATCGTCGGCGGTGTCACCGGCATCTTCCTCGCCGTGATTCCGGTTGACATCATCTACCACGGCACCTACTACGTCGTCGGTCACTTCCATCTCATCCTCATGGGGATCATCCCCCTCATGATGTTCGCCGCAAGCTACTACTGGTATCCCTTGATCACCGGCCGGATGTACGATCGACGGCTCGCGATCTTCCAGTCGTCGCTGCTCGTCATCGGCGCTGCGCTCACGTTCATGACGCTGATGGCGCTCGGCTTCCTCGAGCTCCCCCGTCGATACGCGACCTACCCACCGGAGTACGCGTGGCTACAGGTCGTCGCAACCGTCGGTGCCTTTCTGATCGGGATCAGCGTCCTCATGTGGCTGTACAACATGCTCTGGTCGTACTTTCAGGGTGCGCCCATCGAAACCGCCGATCCCTGGGAGCTGAAAGCGACCGAGCAGTTCACCCCCGAGTGGCAATGGTTCGAGGATCGCCTCGAGCGCAAGCACGGGGTGCCACCGAGCGAACCCGACGAAACCCGCCCGTCGTACGTACCGGCCCAGGAGGATCGGCCGTTGTCGCTGTACAGCCGGATCAAACCGGTCGCGCGGACCGCCGCCAACGATGCTGGAACGGGTGCGGTCGGCGGCTTCGTCGGTACGATGTTCATGACCGGCGTGCTCCTCGTCGCGGTGGTGCTGGGCGCGTTCGAACTCGAGTCCTTCGCGAACCTCGCGACGTTCGTCGGGCTGCCGGCCAACCTCACCCTGGGCTACGGGCTCTTCCTCGTCGGCGGAATGACGGTTTGGCCGCTGCTGTTCCTATCGCTGGGTGAGTACTTACCGGGTGAGCTCACGCTCGTCACGGGGCTGTGGTACGCGACCGTCATCGCCTCGGGATTCGCGCTCGCCTTCTATACCGGCCAGCTCGGCCTCGAACTGGTGACGTACCTCCTCTTCGTCTTGCTCGCTCACTGGATCTACGGGCTCGGACTCGCCGGCACGATCGCGTTCCTCGGCGGTCGCCAACGCCGTCCGTCTACGGGGGACGAGAACGAATGA
- the coxB gene encoding cytochrome c oxidase subunit II — translation MGSRRCTIITLTVTVLSSLLALTGTVAAQSPNRELIDGLEYQLLYVALPLTLFVLMILVYAAVKFHDNDDPQPTTEDPALEITWTAATALILLFVGLAGYSVLVNPYVSPSQAIDGDDRSQEEFESLADLPETGDEEVYVRGYQWEWQATYPEANVTTENEIVIPADENVTIWLTSDDVIHSLFVSDLGIKQDAFPGDYTRARTTVDEPGRYDVVCTEFCGAGHSRMEAEVVAVDQATYDQWLSENEGTITEAPEPA, via the coding sequence ATGGGTAGCCGCCGATGCACGATCATCACACTGACCGTCACGGTGCTCTCGAGCCTCCTCGCGCTAACTGGGACGGTCGCAGCACAGTCTCCCAACCGCGAACTCATCGATGGGCTCGAGTACCAACTCCTCTACGTCGCTCTACCGTTGACGCTGTTCGTCCTGATGATTCTCGTCTACGCGGCCGTCAAGTTTCACGACAACGACGATCCCCAGCCGACCACGGAGGATCCCGCCCTCGAGATCACCTGGACCGCTGCGACGGCGCTCATCCTCCTGTTCGTCGGACTCGCCGGTTACAGCGTCCTCGTCAATCCCTACGTGTCACCCTCCCAGGCGATCGACGGCGACGACCGCAGTCAGGAGGAATTCGAATCCCTCGCGGATCTCCCCGAAACCGGTGACGAGGAGGTGTACGTTCGCGGCTATCAGTGGGAATGGCAAGCGACCTACCCCGAGGCAAACGTGACGACCGAAAACGAGATCGTAATACCTGCAGACGAGAACGTGACTATCTGGCTCACCAGTGACGACGTTATTCACTCGCTTTTCGTATCGGATCTGGGTATCAAACAGGATGCGTTCCCCGGCGACTACACCCGTGCCCGAACCACTGTCGACGAACCCGGACGCTACGACGTCGTTTGTACCGAGTTCTGTGGCGCTGGCCACTCGAGGATGGAGGCCGAAGTCGTCGCCGTCGACCAAGCAACCTACGACCAATGGCTTTCGGAGAACGAGGGAACCATCACCGAGGCACCGGAGCCCGCCTGA
- a CDS encoding DUF7344 domain-containing protein: MTTPDLSLDSMYGILSEPRRRYVLYYFLDNDHANIEELSLQIVAWEQRISIDEVSEEQTQRLTSSLIHTHIPLLAGHGLVDYDSRTGDIIIADGFADIRVTANRARSIEEGEVELTGSS; this comes from the coding sequence ATGACCACGCCGGATCTTTCCCTCGATTCCATGTATGGAATCCTTTCGGAGCCCCGTCGCCGATACGTCCTATACTACTTTTTAGACAACGATCACGCAAATATCGAAGAACTCTCCCTACAGATTGTGGCATGGGAACAACGTATCTCGATCGATGAAGTCTCTGAAGAGCAAACGCAACGACTAACAAGTTCGTTAATTCATACGCACATCCCACTGCTTGCGGGTCACGGACTCGTCGACTACGATAGCCGAACCGGAGACATAATTATCGCTGACGGCTTCGCCGATATTCGCGTGACTGCCAACCGCGCCAGATCGATCGAAGAGGGGGAGGTTGAACTGACCGGCTCATCCTGA